A stretch of Nitrospiria bacterium DNA encodes these proteins:
- a CDS encoding PhoH family protein, translated as MEKSSSARIRLPAGIETQTLFGHYDDHLKRIEETLHVRLTARGDEITIHGSSDAVKSAEQLFLGLIGILNEGYALRPQDVQYAIQAFQNNPAVSIKGLFLDAIPITTKKRMVVPRSGTQRGYVEAVGKYDLVIAIGPAGTGKTYLAMAMAVSALTKRQVSRIILARPAVEAGEKLGFLPGDMYAKINPYLRPLYDALYDMMEVERANRYVERGEIEIAPLAYMRGRTLNDSFVILDEAQNATSEQMKMFVTRLGFNSKAVVTGDITQVDLPTERTSGLIEIQEILGDVPGIQFVYFNEHDVVRHRLVQDIIKAYDRYEGKIGKGQRK; from the coding sequence TTGGAAAAATCAAGCAGTGCGCGCATCCGATTGCCTGCCGGAATTGAAACCCAGACCCTGTTCGGGCATTACGATGACCATCTGAAGCGGATTGAAGAAACACTGCATGTCCGTTTGACGGCCCGCGGAGACGAGATCACCATCCACGGATCATCCGATGCTGTGAAGAGCGCAGAACAATTATTTCTCGGCCTGATCGGCATCCTGAATGAAGGATACGCGCTCCGACCCCAGGACGTCCAGTATGCGATTCAAGCCTTTCAAAATAACCCCGCGGTGTCCATCAAGGGGCTTTTTCTGGATGCGATTCCGATCACCACGAAGAAACGGATGGTGGTCCCACGGTCCGGAACACAGCGCGGTTACGTTGAGGCCGTTGGAAAATATGATCTCGTGATTGCGATCGGTCCGGCGGGTACGGGCAAGACCTATCTCGCCATGGCCATGGCTGTTTCGGCCTTGACCAAACGCCAGGTAAGCCGGATCATCCTGGCTCGGCCTGCGGTTGAAGCGGGAGAAAAATTGGGATTTCTGCCGGGGGACATGTATGCCAAGATCAATCCGTATCTTCGCCCTTTGTATGACGCGCTCTACGATATGATGGAGGTCGAACGGGCCAACCGATATGTGGAACGGGGGGAGATCGAGATCGCGCCGCTGGCCTATATGCGGGGAAGGACCCTGAACGATTCCTTTGTCATTCTGGATGAGGCGCAGAATGCGACGTCCGAGCAGATGAAAATGTTTGTGACACGCTTGGGATTTAATTCAAAAGCCGTGGTAACCGGCGACATTACCCAGGTGGACCTCCCGACCGAACGGACGTCCGGACTGATCGAGATTCAGGAGATCTTGGGAGATGTTCCGGGAATTCAATTTGTCTATTTTAATGAACACGATGTCGTCCGGCATCGTTTGGTCCAGGATATCATCAAGGCCTACGACCGATACGAGGGAAAAATTGGAAAAGGACAGCGAAAATAG
- a CDS encoding prepilin-type N-terminal cleavage/methylation domain-containing protein: MKAPRGRRKNQGGFTLLEVMAVGVIIGILAGVAIPTYLSYLKRARQVEAPVALNEVKRLEAMYFAFNGGYGTLNVIGYQSSELRYYTVTLELIPPSAGQPASYKATATGNIDSDPDQDIWTIVPDGTPEHVQVD, encoded by the coding sequence TTGAAAGCCCCACGTGGCCGGAGAAAAAACCAGGGAGGATTCACGCTTTTAGAGGTCATGGCCGTCGGCGTGATTATAGGAATCCTGGCCGGCGTTGCGATTCCCACCTATTTGTCTTATCTCAAACGCGCCCGCCAGGTCGAGGCCCCCGTGGCGCTCAATGAAGTCAAACGATTGGAGGCGATGTATTTTGCGTTTAACGGCGGTTATGGAACCTTGAATGTAATCGGATACCAAAGCTCCGAGCTTCGTTACTATACTGTAACGCTTGAACTGATCCCTCCGTCTGCCGGACAACCCGCCAGCTATAAAGCCACCGCCACCGGCAATATTGACTCGGATCCCGACCAGGATATTTGGACGATTGTTCCGGATGGGACGCCCGAACATGTCCAGGTGGATTGA
- a CDS encoding methyl-accepting chemotaxis protein yields the protein MKARKRFYVHPIQRKYALFTCLLLLAYTFVLAVALFLPPALRLRSGLSLEEQALAATQFIALSDRLWPAILVSVPVFMLLSIWVTHRFAGPIYRLEQSLKQIASGDLRLQVHFRAGDDLQELAVWVNEIVRQKEDVLRTVQSVHHLLVEILGEVRNKRFAPEQLDPMLDQIQKQAEGIEALLQRFTLGRSLPSSEPPESVPHRDS from the coding sequence ATGAAGGCTCGAAAACGGTTTTACGTCCATCCCATCCAGCGGAAATATGCGCTATTTACCTGTTTGTTGCTCTTGGCTTACACGTTCGTTCTGGCCGTTGCGCTTTTTCTCCCGCCCGCCTTGAGATTGAGGTCGGGGCTGTCGCTCGAGGAACAGGCGCTCGCGGCAACTCAGTTCATCGCCTTAAGTGACCGGCTCTGGCCGGCCATCTTGGTCAGTGTCCCTGTTTTCATGTTGTTGAGCATCTGGGTCACGCACCGGTTTGCCGGGCCGATTTATCGCCTTGAGCAGTCACTCAAACAGATCGCGTCGGGTGATCTGCGGCTGCAGGTCCATTTTCGAGCGGGTGATGATCTTCAAGAACTGGCCGTGTGGGTGAACGAGATTGTTCGTCAGAAAGAAGATGTGCTGCGTACGGTTCAGTCCGTTCATCACCTCCTGGTGGAAATTCTGGGGGAGGTTCGCAACAAACGATTCGCTCCAGAACAGCTCGACCCCATGCTGGACCAAATCCAGAAGCAGGCCGAAGGCATTGAGGCGCTGCTGCAACGGTTTACGCTCGGCCGCTCCCTGCCGAGCTCGGAACCGCCCGAAAGCGTTCCCCACAGAGATTCGTAA
- a CDS encoding putative Ig domain-containing protein → MKIVTIDKEPKSTPSRDGTRRSSGTAESVSARMRRVLVALLSIGAVFALGWMISVLTRGAPNPAPLSSPPMEANRATTSLQKIDGPSRQVALPAPEVNNYPPKILSVEIAPLKPHLGDELEARATAFDQDGDPVQLSYTWLVNGQIVTQGNSPRLAGSDLHKHDRVVVRVVPSDGKSNGVEASSQPVFVINRPPQITSSPSMTVEGGIYTYNVKALDPDGDPLQFRLSQSPEGMTIDPGTGIVQWRVSAEHPSVDVGVVVSDGDGAEAYQQFKLTVHSGS, encoded by the coding sequence GTGAAGATCGTGACGATCGATAAGGAACCCAAATCAACCCCGAGTCGGGACGGCACTCGGCGCTCTTCCGGTACCGCCGAGTCCGTCAGCGCGAGAATGCGGCGCGTTCTTGTCGCGCTGCTTTCGATCGGGGCGGTGTTCGCGTTGGGCTGGATGATCAGTGTGTTGACGCGGGGAGCGCCAAATCCGGCCCCGCTTTCTTCCCCGCCGATGGAGGCTAATCGGGCGACGACGTCGCTTCAAAAGATAGACGGCCCGTCGCGACAGGTGGCACTCCCGGCTCCCGAGGTGAATAATTATCCCCCCAAGATCCTTTCGGTTGAAATCGCTCCGCTCAAGCCCCATCTCGGAGACGAGTTGGAGGCCCGAGCGACGGCTTTCGATCAGGATGGAGACCCGGTTCAACTGTCCTACACCTGGCTTGTGAACGGACAGATCGTAACGCAAGGAAACAGTCCCCGATTGGCTGGCAGCGATCTTCACAAACATGATCGTGTCGTGGTGAGGGTCGTCCCATCGGACGGAAAGTCCAACGGTGTTGAGGCCAGTTCCCAGCCCGTATTCGTCATCAACCGACCGCCCCAGATTACAAGCAGCCCGTCGATGACGGTCGAGGGGGGAATATACACCTACAACGTGAAAGCCTTGGATCCCGATGGAGATCCGCTGCAGTTCCGTCTCAGCCAATCGCCCGAAGGGATGACCATCGATCCCGGAACGGGGATTGTTCAATGGAGGGTTTCCGCGGAACACCCTTCGGTGGACGTCGGGGTGGTGGTGTCGGACGGTGACGGGGCCGAGGCCTATCAACAGTTCAAATTGACGGTTCATTCAGGTTCCTAG
- a CDS encoding PilC/PilY family type IV pilus protein has translation MPPFVGNALPPNVLLLMDNSGSMQDSAYHLNSETYDPTMTFGGYFEQKCYTTSGSGSTLKFVVEAGTLGSCTHWDGNFLNFISMEKLEVTKFVMMGGKCSARDASGNCLGTGNLIGETTEGVNAVSYTAAAVSPFTGTCNWNRSTTSGVSYITITNSNSGGTACGSGGSYSTTKSFALTVVPTTEPTGIIQQVGGKARFGLMEYNTSDGGHVLADVGSTPLVSNATCASSGLPIINAIECTAPTTNTPLAESLYEASRYFAQIAPAFSGSDYSYTTTSRDPYYFNSPAWLTPAQYVPCCKSFVIMFTDGQPTQDMTIPSTIMDYAHTAAQHGTSVHCAVAAGCTANITAGAGAPPKHSNTSASLHNTMWDHHDNCSNYYGGPTSDPCTGSGGHYLDDVAYWAHTTDLRQATIPPIGAAGHDLPGMQNITLYTFFAFGTGSNLLKDAAMVGGFNDLDGDGKPFKDATCGTASPNPLCQEWDADGDGVPDTYFESANAFTMRDRLMAAITDILKRSSSGTSVSILSTTETGEGALYQAYFYPSKFEGLNNIQWLGYLQGLFLDSKGNLREDSNQNQTLDLTTDKIVKLVFDPNSGQTVVQRFDDANGDGTPDSSTPSSIVTLDQLLPIWEAGKLLALRADTDRHIYTWVDQNNDGLVTPSEFISFDSSQAALLRPYLNTATTTLGSPNPATPDATNVINFIRGANITGYRDRSVTVNGSLHVWKLGDIIYSTPVTVGKPMEQYDLVYKDSSYEQFIQQYQTRRDVVYVGANDGMLHAFNAGTYDPATKKFDPGTGHVLGEELWAYVPYNLLPHLRWLTDPNYTHVYYVDQKPKVVDAKIFSADADHPGGWGTVLIGGLRLGGGTVSVTDNFGSGTTTRAFQSSFFALDITNPEKPPVLLWTATRSNMGFTTSFPAVARVANSSGGSKWVVIMGSGPTNYIGNRGTPNLFSADIYSHLYVFDLSNGTLLNKFDNAVNNEFLGDVTTLDGNLDYGVDTVYVGSAIQNGTAWNGNLYRVVTKNDTNPANWHLSTLYSAPGPILEAPSLSIDSFLNLWVYFGTGRFLSANDKAYGASEFQAMYGIKDEDNTNNRVCWQDDTGCTPVTTSQLLDVSNASVDTDGTQTGTISFNGGNISEPTFTDLLTKARDPSVRGWVLTFSTAGERVLAKPVILAGVVLFSTFTPTNDVCGFQGEGKLYATYFETGSAYSSPVIGTTGNVINRSTDLGQGVPSMAGLHIGTEEGVRGFVQQGTGSISEVDGTPPFKFKSGVMTWQEKQM, from the coding sequence GTGCCGCCTTTCGTGGGGAATGCATTGCCTCCGAACGTGCTTCTCTTAATGGACAACTCCGGGAGCATGCAGGACTCGGCCTACCATCTCAATAGTGAAACCTATGATCCGACAATGACGTTTGGCGGCTATTTTGAGCAGAAGTGCTACACCACAAGCGGTTCGGGTTCGACCTTGAAATTCGTGGTCGAGGCCGGCACCCTGGGAAGTTGCACACATTGGGATGGAAACTTTCTCAATTTTATATCGATGGAGAAACTCGAGGTCACGAAATTTGTGATGATGGGCGGGAAGTGCTCGGCGAGAGATGCGAGCGGGAATTGTCTGGGAACCGGAAATCTTATCGGGGAAACCACGGAAGGTGTCAACGCCGTTTCGTATACCGCAGCGGCGGTGAGCCCGTTTACCGGAACATGCAATTGGAACAGGAGTACGACCAGCGGGGTAAGCTACATAACCATCACGAATTCGAACTCGGGGGGGACCGCGTGCGGTTCCGGTGGCTCGTACAGTACCACCAAATCCTTTGCTTTGACCGTGGTGCCGACGACCGAGCCGACCGGTATCATTCAGCAGGTGGGGGGAAAGGCCCGGTTTGGCCTGATGGAGTACAATACAAGCGACGGAGGGCATGTGCTTGCGGATGTGGGATCGACGCCTCTCGTCAGCAATGCCACCTGCGCCAGCTCAGGTCTGCCCATCATTAATGCGATTGAATGCACCGCTCCGACCACCAACACGCCCCTGGCCGAATCCCTCTATGAGGCATCACGCTACTTTGCCCAAATCGCGCCGGCCTTCTCCGGATCCGACTATTCCTACACGACCACGAGTCGGGACCCCTATTATTTTAATTCACCGGCCTGGCTGACCCCGGCCCAGTATGTACCTTGTTGCAAGAGTTTCGTGATCATGTTCACGGACGGCCAGCCGACCCAGGACATGACGATTCCCAGCACCATCATGGACTATGCGCATACCGCGGCACAACACGGGACCAGCGTTCATTGCGCCGTGGCGGCCGGCTGCACCGCCAATATCACCGCAGGAGCCGGGGCTCCGCCCAAACACAGCAATACCTCCGCAAGTCTCCACAATACGATGTGGGATCACCATGACAACTGCTCAAACTATTACGGCGGTCCGACGAGCGATCCCTGCACGGGAAGCGGCGGACATTATCTGGATGACGTGGCCTACTGGGCCCATACGACCGATCTCCGTCAGGCGACCATTCCGCCGATCGGCGCGGCGGGACATGACCTTCCCGGCATGCAAAATATCACCCTCTATACCTTTTTTGCATTCGGAACCGGGTCCAACCTTCTGAAAGATGCGGCCATGGTAGGTGGGTTCAACGACCTTGACGGCGACGGGAAGCCGTTCAAGGATGCCACCTGTGGAACGGCCAGTCCGAATCCTCTATGCCAGGAATGGGATGCGGACGGCGACGGGGTTCCGGACACCTATTTTGAATCGGCCAATGCCTTTACGATGAGGGATAGATTGATGGCGGCCATTACGGATATTTTAAAACGGAGCTCCTCCGGCACGTCGGTCTCGATTCTGTCAACCACGGAAACAGGAGAAGGGGCCCTATACCAGGCCTACTTCTATCCAAGCAAATTTGAAGGATTGAATAATATCCAATGGCTGGGTTACCTCCAGGGGCTCTTCTTGGACTCGAAGGGCAACCTTCGGGAGGATTCCAATCAGAATCAAACGCTGGACCTGACCACGGACAAGATCGTCAAGTTGGTCTTCGATCCCAACAGCGGTCAGACCGTGGTTCAGCGGTTCGACGATGCAAACGGCGACGGAACGCCGGATTCCTCGACGCCGAGTTCAATCGTCACCCTGGATCAACTCCTCCCGATTTGGGAGGCCGGAAAATTGCTGGCCTTGCGGGCCGACACGGATCGCCATATCTATACCTGGGTGGATCAGAACAACGACGGGCTGGTGACCCCGAGCGAGTTCATCAGTTTTGACAGCAGCCAGGCAGCGCTTCTTCGACCCTATCTTAATACCGCGACCACCACGCTCGGCTCGCCCAATCCCGCGACTCCCGATGCCACGAATGTGATTAATTTCATCCGGGGCGCGAACATCACCGGGTATCGAGACCGGTCGGTCACGGTCAACGGGAGTCTTCATGTCTGGAAACTGGGCGACATCATCTATTCGACTCCGGTGACGGTCGGAAAACCCATGGAGCAGTATGACCTCGTCTACAAAGACAGCTCGTACGAGCAATTCATACAGCAGTACCAAACTCGACGAGACGTGGTTTATGTCGGCGCCAACGACGGCATGCTCCATGCCTTCAACGCCGGAACCTACGATCCCGCCACAAAAAAGTTTGACCCGGGAACCGGCCACGTCCTCGGAGAAGAGCTTTGGGCCTATGTGCCTTACAACCTCCTGCCTCACTTGAGATGGCTCACCGATCCCAATTACACCCATGTCTACTATGTGGACCAAAAGCCGAAGGTGGTAGACGCAAAAATTTTCAGCGCGGACGCGGACCATCCCGGGGGATGGGGAACGGTCCTGATCGGAGGATTGCGACTCGGAGGCGGGACCGTCTCGGTCACGGACAATTTCGGGTCGGGAACCACGACCCGCGCCTTCCAATCCTCCTTCTTCGCTTTGGATATCACCAATCCGGAGAAGCCTCCTGTGCTCTTGTGGACGGCCACCCGTTCCAATATGGGCTTCACCACCTCCTTTCCGGCCGTGGCGCGCGTGGCCAACAGCAGCGGTGGTTCAAAATGGGTTGTGATTATGGGCTCCGGTCCCACCAATTATATTGGAAACAGGGGCACCCCCAACCTGTTTAGCGCGGATATCTACAGTCATCTGTATGTTTTTGATCTGAGCAACGGCACCTTGTTGAACAAGTTTGATAACGCGGTGAACAATGAATTCCTCGGCGATGTGACCACGCTGGACGGAAACCTTGACTACGGTGTGGATACCGTCTATGTCGGTAGTGCCATACAAAACGGAACGGCCTGGAACGGGAATCTTTACCGCGTTGTTACAAAAAATGATACGAACCCCGCGAACTGGCATCTCTCCACGCTCTATTCGGCACCCGGTCCCATTCTGGAAGCGCCTTCTCTATCGATCGACAGCTTCCTAAACCTCTGGGTCTATTTCGGCACCGGGCGCTTCCTATCCGCAAACGACAAAGCATACGGGGCATCGGAGTTTCAGGCCATGTACGGGATCAAAGACGAAGATAATACTAATAATAGGGTGTGTTGGCAGGATGATACGGGCTGCACACCGGTCACAACGTCTCAACTGCTTGACGTTTCCAATGCAAGCGTGGACACGGACGGAACTCAAACGGGGACGATCTCATTCAACGGCGGCAATATATCGGAACCCACCTTCACCGATCTTTTGACCAAGGCGAGAGACCCGTCTGTGAGGGGTTGGGTGCTGACCTTCTCGACGGCCGGCGAACGCGTCCTTGCAAAACCGGTCATTCTCGCGGGCGTCGTGCTGTTCAGCACCTTTACCCCGACCAACGATGTTTGCGGCTTTCAAGGTGAAGGCAAGCTCTATGCGACTTATTTTGAGACCGGTTCGGCCTATAGTTCGCCGGTGATCGGAACGACAGGAAACGTGATCAATCGCAGCACCGATCTCGGCCAGGGAGTGCCCTCCATGGCCGGACTCCATATCGGCACCGAAGAGGGGGTGCGTGGCTTCGTCCAGCAGGGCACCGGCAGCATCAGTGAAGTGGACGGCACACCGCCCTTTAAGTTCAAAAGCGGCGTGATGACCTGGCAGGAAAAGCAGATGTAA
- a CDS encoding PilX N-terminal domain-containing pilus assembly protein, giving the protein MWRFKMNDDGQKGAILMVTMMILLVLTVMGIAAISTTTSELRITGNANVQNMVFYGADGGSRTYAPILKTAIDTRTLSTAPPVADSNLLNEIMGMTVAPPNDGPTDTPTNHPDLSLTAGNVTVGVDIDRIQERLLSGGASEFGGGYEGIGASSVSGGIGIYYAMDSVGQIGTRVQSQVSHVYIYHVE; this is encoded by the coding sequence ATGTGGCGATTCAAAATGAATGACGACGGACAGAAGGGGGCCATTCTCATGGTCACGATGATGATCCTGCTGGTTCTGACCGTGATGGGGATCGCCGCCATTTCAACCACGACGAGCGAGCTTCGGATCACCGGCAACGCGAACGTCCAGAACATGGTTTTCTACGGAGCGGATGGAGGAAGTCGAACCTATGCGCCCATCCTGAAGACGGCGATCGATACCCGAACTCTTTCGACCGCTCCACCGGTGGCGGACTCCAACCTGTTGAATGAGATTATGGGAATGACCGTAGCGCCTCCGAATGACGGGCCCACGGATACTCCGACGAATCATCCCGATCTTAGCTTGACGGCGGGTAATGTAACGGTTGGGGTGGATATCGACCGGATTCAGGAGCGGTTGCTTTCCGGCGGGGCCAGCGAGTTCGGAGGGGGGTATGAAGGCATCGGGGCGTCATCGGTGTCGGGTGGCATCGGGATCTACTATGCCATGGACTCGGTCGGGCAGATTGGTACAAGAGTTCAGTCGCAGGTCTCCCATGTGTACATTTATCATGTGGAATAA
- a CDS encoding PilW family protein yields MRRETGFTLVELMVVMVIAGMLLGGVYTMMIRQQQSYQTQNQVVEIQENLRSSFIFLRYDLRMIGHGLTTGTAPITAALNNQAGVNGTDAITFSANVGAASVAMPNGGVSSYSFTTGVPVTIPVASVEGFPATTPYLVNLVDLSTGILIANANVTAVIQASSPAPPKLTLVPCPVVACPPMTVMAGSYISAAPQTINYQVDVTGAASPDCQNPPCLERSVGGVVSVLAEGVEDFQIAYGFDGINGKNLDGQITEIGGAGNDDEWVYNAPGDTWPADTSGLRAIRVSLLLRTTNRDPDYQGGMTGVLEDHTWTSPLDGYRRRVVRFVENIRNLSL; encoded by the coding sequence ATGCGACGCGAAACCGGATTCACTTTAGTTGAGCTGATGGTGGTCATGGTCATTGCAGGGATGTTGCTCGGAGGGGTTTATACCATGATGATCCGCCAGCAACAGAGCTATCAAACTCAGAATCAGGTCGTGGAGATCCAGGAGAACCTCCGGAGCTCGTTCATTTTCCTTCGGTATGATCTTCGGATGATCGGCCATGGACTGACGACGGGAACGGCACCGATAACGGCCGCCTTAAACAACCAGGCGGGCGTGAATGGAACCGATGCGATCACCTTTTCGGCCAATGTCGGAGCCGCCTCGGTCGCGATGCCGAACGGCGGGGTTTCAAGTTATTCTTTCACGACCGGAGTCCCCGTTACAATTCCCGTGGCTTCCGTGGAAGGGTTCCCGGCCACCACACCCTACTTGGTGAACCTGGTGGACCTTTCAACCGGAATATTGATCGCGAATGCGAATGTCACGGCGGTGATACAGGCGAGTTCCCCCGCACCGCCAAAGCTAACGCTGGTGCCCTGTCCGGTAGTAGCCTGTCCGCCCATGACGGTCATGGCCGGCAGTTATATCAGCGCCGCTCCTCAAACCATCAACTATCAGGTGGACGTCACCGGGGCCGCGAGCCCCGACTGTCAAAATCCTCCCTGTTTAGAACGGAGCGTTGGAGGCGTGGTGAGTGTGTTGGCCGAAGGAGTGGAAGATTTTCAAATCGCGTATGGGTTTGATGGGATCAATGGGAAAAATCTGGATGGTCAAATTACGGAAATCGGCGGCGCCGGCAATGACGATGAATGGGTCTATAACGCTCCGGGAGACACCTGGCCGGCCGACACCTCCGGTCTTCGGGCGATTCGGGTTTCTCTGTTACTTCGAACGACGAACCGGGATCCCGATTATCAAGGTGGAATGACGGGGGTGCTTGAAGATCATACCTGGACCTCTCCGTTGGACGGTTATCGCCGTCGGGTCGTCCGGTTTGTGGAAAATATTAGAAATCTTTCCTTGTAA
- a CDS encoding prepilin-type N-terminal cleavage/methylation domain-containing protein, giving the protein MLITDRTGKNEKGFTLIEALVAMVILAIALLGIAQMQISAMQGNRSSYDTTEASALASDMLEQLVLQSWNNPDVVNCPPDDSVAPANITYSRHCDLGAGSTGQRLATVTVTWTGVKKNLNNVHTLVVNSLL; this is encoded by the coding sequence ATGTTAATTACAGACCGGACAGGGAAAAACGAAAAGGGGTTTACGTTGATCGAGGCCTTGGTCGCCATGGTGATTCTAGCCATTGCCCTCCTCGGAATCGCGCAGATGCAGATTTCGGCGATGCAGGGGAATCGTTCGAGTTACGACACGACCGAGGCTTCCGCCCTGGCTTCGGACATGCTGGAGCAACTGGTTCTTCAAAGTTGGAACAATCCGGATGTTGTGAACTGTCCGCCCGACGATTCCGTCGCCCCGGCCAATATTACGTACAGCCGGCACTGCGACCTCGGCGCCGGGTCCACGGGCCAACGATTAGCGACGGTGACCGTTACCTGGACAGGTGTAAAAAAGAACCTAAACAATGTGCATACGCTCGTGGTCAATAGTCTGTTATAG
- a CDS encoding GspH/FimT family pseudopilin has product MAYRLHNYSGQEVLMRSNTEKMLSGQKGITMTELLVTISIITILASVGVASFFNSLPRYRLNATARDLVSDLRLARQQAATENWQYAVQFLSTTSYNVVRGDQPLIQSSTSFSTIKSVNAQTSVSWSMPAAMPLLQPNGLIARWVPSGNSVTAGAPDSIVLTDPHTDTKTVIISAGGRIHIQ; this is encoded by the coding sequence ATGGCATATCGGTTGCATAATTATTCTGGGCAAGAGGTTCTTATGCGTTCAAATACAGAAAAGATGTTATCGGGTCAAAAAGGCATTACGATGACCGAATTGTTGGTCACGATAAGCATCATAACCATTCTCGCCTCGGTCGGGGTGGCGTCTTTCTTCAATAGTCTGCCACGGTATCGGCTCAACGCAACCGCCCGGGATCTGGTTTCGGATTTGCGCCTGGCCCGTCAACAGGCCGCGACTGAGAACTGGCAATATGCGGTTCAGTTCCTTTCGACGACGTCCTATAACGTCGTTCGTGGGGACCAGCCGTTAATTCAAAGTTCCACGAGCTTTTCCACGATTAAAAGCGTGAACGCTCAAACAAGCGTGTCTTGGTCGATGCCGGCCGCGATGCCGTTGTTGCAGCCCAATGGTCTGATCGCCCGCTGGGTTCCGTCCGGAAACAGCGTGACAGCCGGTGCTCCGGATTCGATTGTTTTGACGGATCCTCATACGGATACGAAGACCGTCATCATCAGCGCCGGCGGACGAATTCATATTCAGTAG
- a CDS encoding uracil-DNA glycosylase, with translation MPDDVKRVHDDLIGCDQCPRLRKYCERITFVKRRAYRDQVYWGKPVPSFGDPHARLLIIGLAPAAHGGNRTGRIFTGDRSGDFLFRALHRAGFANQSESRYRGDGLKLKDAYITAALHCAPPQNKPARIELDRCRSYLVRELRLLTRLQAVMVLGKIAFDEYLKTAIRMGWITQRRGLQFRHGARYVLEQSEAGPWPRLFASYHPSQQNTQTGRLTTAMFDKVFIAIRNELSSRT, from the coding sequence ATGCCGGATGATGTAAAACGTGTCCATGACGATTTGATCGGGTGCGACCAATGTCCCCGTTTGCGGAAATATTGCGAACGGATTACCTTTGTCAAACGGCGGGCTTATCGTGACCAGGTCTATTGGGGAAAGCCGGTTCCGAGTTTCGGGGATCCGCACGCGCGGCTGCTGATCATCGGCTTGGCCCCGGCGGCGCATGGCGGCAACCGGACCGGCCGAATCTTTACCGGCGACCGGTCGGGCGATTTTCTTTTCCGTGCGCTCCACCGCGCAGGATTTGCAAACCAGTCCGAATCCCGATATCGGGGCGACGGGCTTAAATTAAAGGACGCCTACATTACGGCCGCGCTCCATTGTGCGCCGCCGCAAAATAAACCGGCGCGCATTGAACTGGACCGCTGTCGGAGTTATCTGGTCCGGGAACTTCGTCTGCTGACCCGTCTACAAGCGGTTATGGTACTCGGGAAGATTGCGTTTGATGAATATCTCAAGACGGCTATCCGGATGGGATGGATCACTCAACGCCGCGGCCTCCAATTTCGGCACGGCGCGCGTTATGTACTGGAACAATCCGAAGCCGGTCCATGGCCCAGACTGTTTGCGTCATACCATCCCAGCCAGCAGAATACCCAGACCGGACGGCTCACAACGGCCATGTTTGATAAGGTCTTCATCGCCATTCGCAACGAACTTTCCTCTCGGACCTAG
- a CDS encoding ACT domain-containing protein → MSDVVRIVDYYYIKSANKPGEGAKVLKALRDEGVNLLAFSGFPQGQRAQIDFIPEDPLAFEAAAKRRGFKLSKKKSGFLVQGQDRPGAVAEIMGKLADANINVTAIDAVSAGGGSYGAIFWVKPKDVERAAKTLDLLR, encoded by the coding sequence ATGAGCGACGTCGTTCGGATAGTCGATTATTATTATATTAAATCCGCCAATAAACCGGGAGAAGGTGCAAAAGTTCTAAAGGCTCTTCGAGATGAGGGGGTCAATCTTCTCGCCTTTTCCGGGTTTCCGCAAGGGCAGCGGGCCCAGATTGATTTTATACCGGAAGACCCCCTTGCGTTCGAGGCTGCCGCAAAACGGAGAGGATTCAAGTTGAGCAAGAAAAAGAGCGGCTTCTTAGTTCAAGGGCAGGATCGGCCCGGTGCGGTGGCCGAGATCATGGGGAAACTCGCCGACGCGAACATCAATGTCACCGCGATCGATGCCGTCTCGGCTGGCGGTGGTTCATACGGTGCAATCTTCTGGGTGAAACCCAAGGACGTCGAACGGGCTGCAAAAACCCTCGACCTTTTGCGATAA